The genomic stretch CATGTCAAGTCCTATATACTTGCTTTACTGTTTCAATAAATGGATTTTTTGCATTATTAATACCTGCAGGAATATTATTAATGGGTTCTACATTTAATCCTTCTTTATTTTTAGATTTAATATTTTACATTATTTTAACTCCAATAGCATCTTTAATAATGAATAAAATCATGTTTTCAAGTCAAAATTGGATGATTGCAAAACAATCTCTACTAAAAATAGAAAAAATATTAGATACAAAACCATTAGAAGAAAGTAAAAATCCTCAGCATACTACAAATCATCAAATAAAGTTTAATAATGTTTCATTTAAATATCCTGGAAATATAAAGGAAACTTTAAAAAATATCAATTTTGAGATTAAAGAAAATGAAACTATAGCTTTAGTTGGTCCTTCAGGAGGAGGAAAAACTACTTTAGCTACATTGATTCCAAGATTTTGGGATGTAGACAGTGGAGAAATATTAATCGGAGATGTAAATGTAAAAAATATTAAAGAAAAAGAATTAATGAAAAATATTTCATTTATTTTTCAAAAAACTCAATTGTTTAAAGACAGTATATTAAACAATGTTTTAATTGCTAAAAAAGATGCTAAAAAATCAGAAGTATTAGAAGCATTAAGTGCTGCACAATGTGATGATATTATAAAAAAATTACCTGATGGAATAGATACAGTTATTGGAAAATCAGGAGTTCATTTATCTGGAGGGGAACAACAAAGAATAGCTTTAGCTCGTGTCATATTAAAAGATGCTCCAATAATTATTTTAGATGAAGCTACAGCATTTGCAGATCCTGAAAATGAATACAAAATACAAAAAGCTTTTAAAAAAATTACAGAAGGAAAAACCGTGTTGATTATAGCTCATCGGTTATCTACAATTAAAAATGTAGATAAAGTACATGTAATACAATCTGGTGAGATTATAGAATCAGGAACACATAATGAGCTAATTGAAGCAGATGGTTTTTATAAGAATATGTGGGATAACTATAATGAATCTGTACAGTGGAAAGTGAAAAATTTCCAATCTCCAATAAAATTAAAAAATGAAAAAGAGGGAGTGTAATAATGATAGATGAATATCTAGCTAAAAAATTTGCATTAAGTAAACAAGGATCTAATAACTTAAAGAAAGGAATAATATATACAACTCTTTTAGATTTTAGTTTAATGTTACCTGTTATACTATTTGTTTTGTTTTTATCTCAATATATACCAGATCCAAGTATTATTTCTGTTGAATTAGATTTAATAGGATTTATAATCTTAATAATAATAGTTTTAGGAATAATTTATATATTAAAATCAAAACAATACCATTTCATCTATAATGCCACTTATGAAGAAAGCGAAGTTAGACGAATAACACTTGCAGAAAAGCTAAGAAAACTTCCAATGTCATTTTTTGAAAAAAAGAATTTATCTGATTTGACAACAACTATTATGGGAGATTGTACTGACTTAGAACATGCATTTTCTCATGCAGTTCCTGAATTAGCTGGTTCTGTAATTTCATTAGTTATTATATCTATTGGAATATTATTATTCAACTTTCCTTTATCTATTGCATTATTATGGGTTATTCCAGTATCATTCTTAATAGTTATTGTTTCAAAATCAATACAGGAAAAAAATAGTGAAAAAATAATAAAAAAACGTAGAACCGGTACTGATGGAATCCAAGAATCTATTGAAACAATAAAAGAATTAAAGGCATATAATTATGAAGATGATTATTTAAAAGGGCTAAATAGGAAAATCAAAAATATTGAGTCCTCTCTTATTAGAAGTGAATTAGTAACAGGTACTAGTGTAATATCTGGTCAAATGGTACTTAAATTAGGTATTGTGTCTGTGATGATTGTGGGATCTACTCTATTAGTAAGTGGTCAAATTAGTCTATTAATGTTTATATTATATTTAATAGCTGCAGCATTTATATATCTACCAATTCAAGGTGCTTTAGAATTTTTAGCTGAAATATTTATGGCAGGAGTTAAAATTAAGAGAATGAAAAAAATAGAAAGTCAAGCAGTCCAAGATGGATCTATAGAATACTCAAATAAGGGATATGATATCACTTTCAAAGATGTTAGTTTTAATTATAAAGAAGATAAAGATATCTTAAAAAATATTAACTTCAATGCAAAACAAGGAGAAGTAACAGCATTAATAGGTCCATCAGGAGGAGGAAAAAGTACAATATCCAAATTAGCAGCACGATTTTGGGATGCTAATGAAGGAAAAATAACATTAGGTGGTGTTGATCTAAAAACAATTGATCCAGAAGCACTACTCAAAAATTATGCAATTGTATTCCAAGATGTAGTTCTATTCAATAATACAGTAAAAGAAAATATAAGAATAGGATCTCATGGAGCAAGTGATGAAGAAGTATATGAGGTAGCAAAACTAGCAAGATGTGATAAATTTGTAAAAAACCTTCCCAATGGATATGATACATTAATTGGAGAGAATGGATCATTATTATCAGGAGGAGAAAGACAAAGAATATCAATAGCTAGAGCACTACTTAAAAATGCGCCAATAATCTTATTAGATGAGGCAACAGCATCTTTAGATGTAGAAAATGAATCTGAAATTCAAAAAGCATTGTCTATATTGATTAAAAATAAAACTGTTATTGTAATTGCACATAGAATGCGTACAATAGCAAATGCTGACAAAATTGTAGTTTTAAAAGAAGGAAAAATAGTTGAAAAAGGTTCTCCTCAAGAATTAAATCAAATAGATGGTTTATATAAGAAAATGGTTGATATTCAAAATAAAACAGGAAAATGGAGATTATAACTAAGTATTATAATTAGATATTATAATCAGTATTAATTAGATTTATAATTATGTATTATAATTAGATATTGTAATTAAGTATTATAATTTTTATATTTCCTAATTTTTATATTTTCTTTAATATTTGAAGTCTTAAATATAAAAAATAAAGACATTCAATAAATAATAAATAAAAATATCCAATAAGTAAAATCTAAATTAAAAATTCATAACCCAAAATATAGTCTAAGAATTATACATAAAAAAAATAATTAAAAAAATATGTGATTATTTCACATAATTTACATTATTCAGATCATTCCTTTCTGGATATTGAATATCTGAAGATACTTTACCAATCACAACAGCCCCAATTGGTTTATATCCTTCTGGTAGTTCGAATTTTTTAAGTAATTCTTCATTTTCTGGAGATTGTAATGGAAATACTGGTGTTAACATATAACAAGTTCCTAATCCCAATTCGGTACTTGCCAATATGATATTTTCAGCTGCAAGTGCAGTATCCAATGCTCCAAAAGGATTTTCATCAGGTGCTGAAAATAAAACAAAAGTATTAGCTCCATAAAAAGCATTATAATCAGGGTTTTCAGCTTGAGCTATTCTAGCTTCATCTCCAGAGGCTTTTAAAGCTTCTTTAACTGCATCGTTTAATTTATTTAGAATCTCTTTGTTTTGAACTACAGTAATTTGGAATTTACCAGCTACTGGTGCAATTTTACCAGTCCCAATAATCTTTTCAATATCATTTTCATCAATTTTTTCATCTCGAAAACTTCTTACACTTCTTCTTTTATTTATAACTTCAAATGTATTCATAATAACACAACCTTAATCATTAAAGAAAAAAATTATTTATCTTCTATAATGACTTATTATTATAATATTATCAGTTAGATGTATATACTTTAAGGTCATTCAATTATACAAACTACAGATAAATAACACAATCCATCAAAAAAGAAGTTGCTCTCTAATTTAAAAAACCTAAAAATAGTATGAACACATTTTAATAAAAAAATATTTTATATAAAAAAAATTAATAGGAAAAAATTAATAGGAAAAAACTAATAGGAAAAAATTATAAATATAAAAATTCATATTCATTTTTGTGGAAATGCAACGTCTGGTCGTTTAGAAATAAATGATTCATCAATATCATTATATAATTCTATTACAATTTTTATTGGTATTCCCATAGATAAATAGTCTGATGGAAACCAGGTATTGCCAGTTGGGTCAACAGGTCCTAAAAAAGAAGTATTTTCAGGTGTTTTTTCAGCCATTCCTGTGGGATATGTAATAAAACTAGCACATGATGGTCCAAAAGGCATACTAATTCCATTAAAAGTATTCTCATTTTTGAAATATATTAAGTTGCTTAAATTTCGTATTTGCTCGGCATCACCAAAAATAAGAATTGATCTAAGGTTTATATCATCAATATCATATTCCACATCTTCACATCTTTGAATTATAAGATTTTTTTCAATTTGTTTTATTTCTCCAATAGATTCCAAAAATTTTTCAACATCATCTGGGCTTGCTTTAAGATATTCAGCATCTCCACCTCTAAAATTTTCTTTACCAGTAGAAACAAAATATTTAATAAATTTAGCTGGCTTTCCAAATCCAAAATATGTGATTGATCCAGGACAACATCCCTTAAGTGATTTATTATTTATATATAAAGGATTTATATTATCATTATCAGAAGTTAGAAAAATCGCTTTTGCAACACAGCGATCCAATGAACACATAGGTACTGCATTTTCAGGAAGATTTTCCGATTCATATATAGCTAAAGGAAATTTATCTAATTTTAAAAGTGTTTTAAATTTCTTACCAATTTCATTAACTTCACTCATGTTTATCACCCTTATATTAATATTAGAGAATATAATTAAAATAATTTAATGTATACAATTAAAAATAGATAAAATAAAAAATAATTTAAAAAGTTTTATATATTATTGCCAAGCAAAATATTATTACTATACTAATATTGAATGGTTTTGATTATTTATGAAAAGTGCGGGTAAATTGTTAATAATATGTTTTTTTGTGTTGGTAGCTTTTTTTAGTTTAAGTGCTGCTTCAGCTGCTACATATACATTGCATGACGAAAATGATGACTATTATTACTCTAATAATGCTGAAAACTATGAGGTTGAGTTTGATTCTAAATCTGGAAGTATCTGGACAGAAAATTACAAACAAGTTTCATCTATTAAAATTAGTGATAATAAAGGTAAATCAAAAACTTTAAAAAATAAAATTGATTTTAAAAATTACAAGAGTAAAAATGGTTATTCAATGTATAAGACTTTTTATGCTTCAAATTTAGGTTTATCACAGATTAAAAAAGTCACAGTAAATTTTTTAAAACAACCAGATCTTAAAATAACTAAAGTTAAACGCAAAAATAATAATTACTATATAACTATTAAAAATACTGGAGATGCAACAGCTAAAGGCAATTATTTAGGCATATATTCAAAAGGAAAACACATTAAGAAAACATATGTTCCTGCATTAAAACCTGGGAAATATAAAACTGTTAAAGTACCTATCAGTTCATACTATACAAAATACAATAAGATATTCAATGTTGATTATAAAAATAAAATCAATGAACTAAAAAAGTCTAATAACAAAAAAACAGTAAAAGGAATTAAGATAGTTAAAAAAACAACACCAAAAAAGAATAGTGGAGGGCAAGTAATAATAACAAGGACTGGAACAAAATACCATGCATATAAACATGGAAACATGAAATATATAAGTTATGTATCATTATCTTATGCTAGACAATATTATGGTCCATGCAAAATATGTTACTAATTATTAAACTTTAATTTTTTTATTTTTTATCTTTTATAAATAAACTTAATTCTTATTTTAAACTTCTATTTTTACCACTTAGCTAAGGATATATACAACTTATCAAATCCTCCAAAAAGATTATTTTTGTAGTAAATACATATAGATAGATATTCAATGATAAAATAAAGGAGGAATAGTTTGAAAGTTGAAATAAAATTATCTAATGAAATAAAAGAGCCTTATGCAGTAATTTTCACAGATAAAATAACTGATGAGATTCAAAAAGCTATTGAAACACTTGAAACTCAATCAAGTTCATTAATAATTTTAAAAAATAAGGATAAAATATTCATAAAATCTATTGAAGAAATATTCATGGTTCAATCAGCGAATAACCAAGTCATTGTTTATGATGAAAATGAAAAGTATGCTTCAAATAAACGATTATATGAATTAGAAAAGATATTAGGTGAAAATTTTTTTCGGATCTCTAAATCAACGATAATTAACATAAAAGAAATTGATAATGTAATTCCATTATTTAAGGGAGTTATGCATGTTAAAATGAAAAATGGATTAGAATCAAACATTTCAAGAAAATATTTACCTAAATTTAAGAAATATATTGGTTTATAATTAGGAGGAATTTTTATGAAAGAATATATTAAGCTAACTGTCCAAGGAATGGCAATAGGATCATTAATATTAATAATTTTAAGTATATTTGGGATTTATTTTGGAGGAAAAGAGTTTCAAGAATTATTAATAAATAACTTCATAATCTATTCAATCGCAGCTATGGTTGTAGGCATTGGATTCTCTTTACCTTCAATAGTTTATGAAAACAACGAATTATCTTTGTTAAAACAATTTTTAATACAAATATCTATTGGAATGAGTATTTTAATAATCACATCTTTATTTGTAGGATGGATTCCAATAAATTATGGATTAGGAATTATTATATGGGTATTAATCGCTCTTATATTTGTTATTCTAATATGGGCAGGCTTCTACTTATATAATAGAAAAGAAGCATCAGATATAAATAAACAGATAAAAAAAATCCAAAACAAGAATTGATATATCAATAACAACTATAATAGATACTAAAATAATAAACAATAATAAAATTACAATAAACAATATTAATAAAACAATTAAAATAATATAAAAAACAGTAATATAAAAAAAATTATTATTACTATTATTACTAGTATTATTAGTATTATTATTAGTATTATTATTAGTATTATTACTTTTATTATTACTATTATTACTAGTATTATTAGTATTATTACTTTTATTATTTATTATTAATAATATACAAAATATGTAGATTAAAGTTAATATTTATTAATTTATTACTTTCTTTCTTCTACAAACTTAGGAACAGCACTTTTAAATGGATCAAACCATTCACGATCTTTTACTTCAACACATTTCATACTAACCTTTGAATGAAGAGAAGTGGGCAACCTTAAAATTCTTTTTAGATCTATTGAAACCTTTGCATCAATAGTAGCTAAATTAACCCTTGCCATTCCAGTAACCATATTTTTATATCTTCTTGGACCTATTTTACTTCTAAAAATACCCCACTGATCATCATCCAAAAGATCCCTATTTTTAATAATATCCTTTAATAAATTCTTGTTTATATCATCAATTTCCTCATTTCCTTTTAAGTGCTGGATATTATATTTTATTCTTTTTGTAAAAACCTTGGGATAAGCTATTGGAATAGAAAAATGTTCAAAATTATAGCTACTTCCACTACCTTCAGATATATTACCATACTTTAATTTTGGAACTTCTGCTCCAGCTACATATTTTAGAATTTCAGACCTAAGTTCACTATCTGAATCCATTATTTCATCATCTAATATTCTTATATGGTATCCTCGACCAGAATAGATGAGATGAATCTTTTTTATTCCAAGATCTCCTTCTAAAGTATCTATCATATTATTTACTATTTCAAGAGCTTCAGAAAGGCAGATTTCGCAAACACCATCACAATCACAGGACCTTATAGGAAGATCTTTTGCATCAACATCAAAAACATATTCTGATTTAAGCCAATCTCCTCTTCTTCGAGGATTATTATAAAAAGCTACGGATATATAAGCTGCAAAAGGAGTTTTATATCTAAGAAATCTTCTAAGAGAATCCTTACCTTTAAAAACTTTATATCTATCATTAGGGCCATGTCCTAAATGATCAAACCCAAATTCCCTCATTCTAAGTTCATCTGTAATAAATTTAGGCAAATCCTTTTCAGACCATTCCTCCCTATAATATCTTCTTCGCTCTTCTAAAGTAGCTGTTTTAAAAATAATATCACCATAAATATGCCATAAATATGTATAAGAATTTTTTGAACTTATACCTAAAATCAATTTATCCTATTTTCATATCATAATTATTATTATCATTAATTATTATTATCATTATTACAAATATTACTACAAGTATTATTACAACTATTATTATTACAATTATCATTAATTATTATTATCATTATTACAAATATTACTACAAGTATTATTACAACTATTATTATTACAATTATTATTAGTATTATATTAGTTATAGCATAGTATTAGTATCAATATTAATTATTGATTATTATTATTTTTACTATCTCCATTACTATTATTGTTACTATTAATACTATTAGCCGATTTTCCTTCTTTTTCCATCAACCATTTAGCTCTTGAATAATAAGAAAGAGGATTTCCTATTTTTGCACATAATTTGTCAGGCCTACATAATTGAGGTAAGTGCATTTTAATCTTTTCACAACTCATAGGAGTATACCATGTTGTTTCACCTTCATGATCAAGTTCAGGATTTTCATACATTCCAAAACCAAGTTTTGAAGTTATATTTATCTTTTCTTGTGGTTGATCATCAAAAAGTGGAGGAGAACAATTATCAGCAGCTTCATAAATAAGTGGTAAAATTTCATTTAAAGTAATGGTAAGATTGGGATCAATATCAGAAACTTTAACATCTACACCTTCATTTCTAAAAATAGCAGGATAAAGACGAGCATAAGAAACAAATGAGGTTAAAAGTAGAACAATCGCATCATTTCTACCTCCTGATGATACACCTTCAACTGTAGTTGCTATACATGGAGGAAAAGCTTCTTTTATTAATTTTCCAATTTTCATGGACCCTTCCGATCCACCAACTCCATAAAATCCACTATATTTACTTGTAAGCTCAGAAATAGATTGTGCAATCTTTTCTGAAAGCTCGGATATAGCTGGATGAACCTCTATTTTAGATGACATCTCTCTTATTTTTTGAAGATAATTTTCAGTATTCTGCATAATCATTTTAGTTAAAATTAACTCTTTAATACTATCTCCAATTATAATTTCATACATTCTATCAGGAGCCCTATCTTTAAATTTATCTCCAAAACGATTGATGAAATCCTCTTTATCTAAAATTATATTTCCTTCATC from Methanobrevibacter arboriphilus JCM 13429 = DSM 1125 encodes the following:
- a CDS encoding ABC transporter ATP-binding protein; the encoded protein is MKLYEKKDNKFLSLLSFSGKYKYLTVIGCILAGISAVLGLIPFIYIWKMIEEIILVMPNYSNAVNLAHYGWMALFYGILSIGIYFVALMCTHLSAFRNERNMKIITMNHLLKLPLGFFSNKSSGSLRKIIDYSSATTEGFLAHSLPDLISALVTPIAFLVLLFSYNWFFGVLSLIPMLIALLILIPMMRGSNKEMLINYQQSLEDMNSEAVEYVRGIPVTKTFQQSIFSFKNFHKTIKDYSKFVTNYSISCQVLYTCFTVSINGFFALLIPAGILLMGSTFNPSLFLDLIFYIILTPIASLIMNKIMFSSQNWMIAKQSLLKIEKILDTKPLEESKNPQHTTNHQIKFNNVSFKYPGNIKETLKNINFEIKENETIALVGPSGGGKTTLATLIPRFWDVDSGEILIGDVNVKNIKEKELMKNISFIFQKTQLFKDSILNNVLIAKKDAKKSEVLEALSAAQCDDIIKKLPDGIDTVIGKSGVHLSGGEQQRIALARVILKDAPIIILDEATAFADPENEYKIQKAFKKITEGKTVLIIAHRLSTIKNVDKVHVIQSGEIIESGTHNELIEADGFYKNMWDNYNESVQWKVKNFQSPIKLKNEKEGV
- a CDS encoding ABC transporter ATP-binding protein codes for the protein MIDEYLAKKFALSKQGSNNLKKGIIYTTLLDFSLMLPVILFVLFLSQYIPDPSIISVELDLIGFIILIIIVLGIIYILKSKQYHFIYNATYEESEVRRITLAEKLRKLPMSFFEKKNLSDLTTTIMGDCTDLEHAFSHAVPELAGSVISLVIISIGILLFNFPLSIALLWVIPVSFLIVIVSKSIQEKNSEKIIKKRRTGTDGIQESIETIKELKAYNYEDDYLKGLNRKIKNIESSLIRSELVTGTSVISGQMVLKLGIVSVMIVGSTLLVSGQISLLMFILYLIAAAFIYLPIQGALEFLAEIFMAGVKIKRMKKIESQAVQDGSIEYSNKGYDITFKDVSFNYKEDKDILKNINFNAKQGEVTALIGPSGGGKSTISKLAARFWDANEGKITLGGVDLKTIDPEALLKNYAIVFQDVVLFNNTVKENIRIGSHGASDEEVYEVAKLARCDKFVKNLPNGYDTLIGENGSLLSGGERQRISIARALLKNAPIILLDEATASLDVENESEIQKALSILIKNKTVIVIAHRMRTIANADKIVVLKEGKIVEKGSPQELNQIDGLYKKMVDIQNKTGKWRL
- a CDS encoding nitroreductase family protein, with translation MNTFEVINKRRSVRSFRDEKIDENDIEKIIGTGKIAPVAGKFQITVVQNKEILNKLNDAVKEALKASGDEARIAQAENPDYNAFYGANTFVLFSAPDENPFGALDTALAAENIILASTELGLGTCYMLTPVFPLQSPENEELLKKFELPEGYKPIGAVVIGKVSSDIQYPERNDLNNVNYVK
- a CDS encoding DUF169 domain-containing protein, whose product is MSEVNEIGKKFKTLLKLDKFPLAIYESENLPENAVPMCSLDRCVAKAIFLTSDNDNINPLYINNKSLKGCCPGSITYFGFGKPAKFIKYFVSTGKENFRGGDAEYLKASPDDVEKFLESIGEIKQIEKNLIIQRCEDVEYDIDDINLRSILIFGDAEQIRNLSNLIYFKNENTFNGISMPFGPSCASFITYPTGMAEKTPENTSFLGPVDPTGNTWFPSDYLSMGIPIKIVIELYNDIDESFISKRPDVAFPQK
- a CDS encoding CARDB domain-containing protein, translating into MLIICFFVLVAFFSLSAASAATYTLHDENDDYYYSNNAENYEVEFDSKSGSIWTENYKQVSSIKISDNKGKSKTLKNKIDFKNYKSKNGYSMYKTFYASNLGLSQIKKVTVNFLKQPDLKITKVKRKNNNYYITIKNTGDATAKGNYLGIYSKGKHIKKTYVPALKPGKYKTVKVPISSYYTKYNKIFNVDYKNKINELKKSNNKKTVKGIKIVKKTTPKKNSGGQVIITRTGTKYHAYKHGNMKYISYVSLSYARQYYGPCKICY
- a CDS encoding LytTR family DNA-binding domain-containing protein, which encodes MKVEIKLSNEIKEPYAVIFTDKITDEIQKAIETLETQSSSLIILKNKDKIFIKSIEEIFMVQSANNQVIVYDENEKYASNKRLYELEKILGENFFRISKSTIINIKEIDNVIPLFKGVMHVKMKNGLESNISRKYLPKFKKYIGL
- a CDS encoding DUF3021 domain-containing protein; amino-acid sequence: MKEYIKLTVQGMAIGSLILIILSIFGIYFGGKEFQELLINNFIIYSIAAMVVGIGFSLPSIVYENNELSLLKQFLIQISIGMSILIITSLFVGWIPINYGLGIIIWVLIALIFVILIWAGFYLYNRKEASDINKQIKKIQNKN
- the priS gene encoding DNA primase catalytic subunit PriS — encoded protein: MFKTATLEERRRYYREEWSEKDLPKFITDELRMREFGFDHLGHGPNDRYKVFKGKDSLRRFLRYKTPFAAYISVAFYNNPRRRGDWLKSEYVFDVDAKDLPIRSCDCDGVCEICLSEALEIVNNMIDTLEGDLGIKKIHLIYSGRGYHIRILDDEIMDSDSELRSEILKYVAGAEVPKLKYGNISEGSGSSYNFEHFSIPIAYPKVFTKRIKYNIQHLKGNEEIDDINKNLLKDIIKNRDLLDDDQWGIFRSKIGPRRYKNMVTGMARVNLATIDAKVSIDLKRILRLPTSLHSKVSMKCVEVKDREWFDPFKSAVPKFVEERK
- a CDS encoding DNA primase, which codes for MVLLSFINPLSEEGQEIVKEKGDLESVFSSNDELIYIVTHDKRQNIDDDSLIPESYGDLAIKRIQWYIERKNNKDFNNDDYSYLFNEEITEADVISFHLISQAIATKLNPNSREARFFVESQGKIIEERLVKLPEQERKEIVNRILNQLIFQENINWKFLKELVASKKISLTDLVLDEGNIILDKEDFINRFGDKFKDRAPDRMYEIIIGDSIKELILTKMIMQNTENYLQKIREMSSKIEVHPAISELSEKIAQSISELTSKYSGFYGVGGSEGSMKIGKLIKEAFPPCIATTVEGVSSGGRNDAIVLLLTSFVSYARLYPAIFRNEGVDVKVSDIDPNLTITLNEILPLIYEAADNCSPPLFDDQPQEKINITSKLGFGMYENPELDHEGETTWYTPMSCEKIKMHLPQLCRPDKLCAKIGNPLSYYSRAKWLMEKEGKSANSINSNNNSNGDSKNNNNQ